One window of the Triticum dicoccoides isolate Atlit2015 ecotype Zavitan chromosome 3B, WEW_v2.0, whole genome shotgun sequence genome contains the following:
- the LOC119275591 gene encoding uncharacterized protein LOC119275591, with protein MWCDDIGLLCRGKGEFVVAQLTFGGQLCVLHHKPGEEQGDMNWSVENMPLPDGDDIPNLLCGSWQTDAVVPYGDCYLCWADCYLGLLFVGVIDKRTKPPCYVPLPDGLDSNRLCIDPGYPDPARRVCVSESSMINLICVGDHAGCSVCASSYSAFTITVWTLTNLREKKWMKCFTMEDSKFWAALDFDKRLPHVLPEFPTISLVKPDVVYFRLNGGNKLFWLIEIDMKKEVLGSTSLYIFEEEEEEKCSIDMAHWRSFPGYSFVPSPFTRYLDQHAIRSLELSEKLQNIRLEQAKEKIFVEE; from the coding sequence ATGTGGTGTGATGACATTGGCCTCCTTTGCCGTGGCAAGGGGGAGTTCGTGGTGGCGCAGCTCACATTTGGCGGCCAGCTCTGCGTGCTACACCATAAACCTGGGGAGGAGCAGGGCGACATGAATTGGAGCGTCGAAAATATGCCCTTACCTGACGGCGATGACATCCCAAACCTGCTGTGTGGTTCGTGGCAAACGGACGCCGTCGTCCCCTATGGTGATTGTTACCTGTGCTGGGCGGATTGCTACCTGGGCTTGCTTTTTGTCGGTGTCATTGACAAGCGGACGAAGCCCCCGTGCTACGTCCCCTTACCTGATGGTCTGGATTCCAATCGTCTGTGCATTGACCCAGGGTATCCTGACCCGGCCCGTCGTGTCTGTGTCTCTGAGTCCAGCATGATTAACCTCATATGTGTTGGTGATCATGCTGGCTGCAGTGTGTGTGCCAGTTCTTATTCTGCTTTCACTATCACAGTATGGACTTTGACCAACTTAAGGGAAAAGAAATGGATGAAATGTTTCACCATGGAAGACAGCAAGTTCTGGGCTGCTCTTGATTTTGACAAGCGTCTTCCGCATGTGCTACCAGAGTTCCCTACCATCAGCTTGGTTAAGCCTGATGTTGTTTACTTCCGGTTGAATGGTGGTAATAAACTTTTCTGGCTGATTGAGATTGACATGAAGAAGGAAGTGCTGGGGTCAACCAGTCTCTACAtctttgaagaagaagaagaagagaaatgctCCATTGACATGGCCCACTGGAGATCATTTCCTGGTTACTCCTTTGTTCCCAGCCCGTTCACCCGATACTTGGACCAGCATGCCATCAGAAG